A genomic stretch from Mycobacterium sp. HUMS_12744610 includes:
- a CDS encoding TnsA endonuclease N-terminal domain-containing protein, protein MADPLPLSPPPLAHPSDVDQFCVWLDELAYDVAPVHDLVSSMLSRYSRDDREHDILTRRFGINDRDRATLQEIGHQHAISRERVRQLVDRSVMRVASRALTSVEGRAARDMLTERYGSTADIEPLVRRLTLEACATETGPLTKNFAVLKLRLAGHRVSDTNRLANEVRSRVARVRSRLRTLERIERNTAVADNYATSHLQRWLSHIEWPADTTQSHCPIPDRAVRQVDVDEEGHGATFLDKLGRDAAWDSRFEARLLRILNDSHLVATFQEQPVQVPYQWGGHTKSYYPDVVAQLHDGRTVLIEAKPIYEVAYAVNQDKFDAGRVFAHSRGWGWLVWTDRCSIPELRRRDVDPVLAERITAAVMAGGLDWSTMRCFKAQGLRLLDLITLTIVNRWRWECEPFRLTVTRSGTSVSHELGGSAIATPSLVRFRHVP, encoded by the coding sequence ATGGCTGACCCTCTGCCGTTGTCGCCGCCGCCGCTGGCACATCCCTCTGACGTCGATCAGTTCTGTGTCTGGCTCGATGAGCTGGCCTACGATGTCGCTCCGGTCCACGATCTCGTGTCGTCGATGCTCAGCCGCTATTCCCGCGATGACCGCGAGCACGACATCCTGACGAGGCGATTCGGCATAAACGACCGGGATCGCGCCACCTTGCAGGAGATTGGCCACCAACATGCGATTTCACGCGAGCGGGTCCGCCAACTCGTCGACCGCTCCGTGATGCGGGTGGCCAGCCGGGCGCTCACGTCCGTGGAGGGCAGAGCTGCCCGCGATATGTTGACTGAACGGTACGGTTCCACCGCGGATATCGAGCCACTTGTTCGGCGGCTCACTCTGGAGGCTTGCGCAACCGAGACTGGGCCATTGACAAAGAACTTTGCAGTTCTGAAACTGCGCCTCGCCGGGCACCGTGTGTCTGACACCAACCGACTTGCCAACGAAGTCCGCTCCCGAGTCGCTAGAGTTCGTAGTCGGCTACGAACTCTAGAGCGTATTGAGCGCAATACGGCCGTAGCCGACAACTACGCAACCTCGCACCTGCAACGCTGGCTCAGCCACATCGAGTGGCCGGCCGACACCACCCAGTCGCACTGCCCGATTCCCGACCGTGCAGTTCGCCAGGTCGATGTGGATGAAGAAGGGCACGGCGCAACATTTCTCGACAAGCTCGGCCGCGATGCCGCGTGGGACAGCCGGTTCGAGGCGCGGCTGTTGCGGATCTTGAATGACAGCCACTTGGTCGCGACGTTTCAAGAACAACCTGTGCAGGTCCCTTACCAGTGGGGCGGTCACACAAAGTCTTACTACCCCGATGTCGTGGCACAGCTGCACGATGGCCGTACGGTGCTGATCGAGGCGAAACCGATCTATGAGGTCGCGTATGCGGTCAATCAGGACAAGTTCGACGCGGGACGCGTTTTTGCGCACAGCCGGGGATGGGGCTGGCTGGTGTGGACAGACCGATGCAGCATCCCTGAACTGAGACGACGCGATGTTGATCCTGTGCTGGCGGAACGTATTACAGCCGCAGTCATGGCCGGGGGTCTCGATTGGAGCACCATGCGATGCTTCAAGGCTCAAGGCCTTCGGCTTCTCGACCTGATCACCTTAACGATCGTCAACCGCTGGCGGTGGGAATGCGAACCGTTTCGGCTCACGGTTACCCGATCTGGAACCAGCGTGTCTCACGAACTTGGCGGATCCGCCATCGCTACGCCATCACTCGTGAGATTCCGCCACGTTCCGTGA
- the dnaB gene encoding replicative DNA helicase — protein MSPAQQRRTPGQTDTDLDDRRQPPQDLDAEQSVLGGMLLSKDAIADVIEKLRPADFYRPNHQVIYNTILDLYGRGEPADAVTAAAELDRRGLLRRVGGGPYLHTLISTVPTAANAGYYAGIVAEKAILRRLVIAGTRVVQYGYAGAEGADVADVVDRAQAEIYDVTDERGSNDLALLEDLLQPTMDEIDAIQSGGGLAHGVPTGFAELDEITTGLHGGQMIIVAGRPGMGKSTLALDILRSCSIKHGMPSVIFSLEMSKSEIVMRLLSAEARIKLADIRSGRLSDDDWTKMARRMGEISESPLYIDDSPNLTMMEIRAKARRLKQKTDLRAVVVDYLQLMTSGKKVESRQAEVAEFSRNLKLLAKELDVPVIAVSQLNRGPEQRVDKTPQLSDLRESGQLEQDADMVILIHRPDGYDPTDPRAGEADLVLAKQRNGPAPRTIAVANMLHMSMFRDLPRHY, from the coding sequence ATCTCGCCGGCGCAGCAGCGACGCACGCCGGGCCAGACAGACACCGATCTCGACGATCGGCGCCAGCCACCACAGGACCTCGACGCCGAGCAGTCGGTGCTCGGTGGAATGCTGCTGAGCAAAGATGCGATCGCCGATGTCATCGAAAAGTTGCGGCCTGCAGACTTTTACCGGCCCAACCATCAGGTCATCTACAACACCATCCTGGACCTTTACGGTCGCGGCGAGCCCGCTGATGCTGTGACGGCGGCCGCCGAGCTCGACCGCCGCGGACTGCTCAGGCGGGTTGGAGGGGGCCCGTATCTACACACGCTGATCTCGACAGTGCCGACAGCGGCCAACGCCGGCTACTACGCCGGGATTGTTGCCGAGAAGGCGATCCTGCGACGTCTAGTCATCGCAGGAACCCGGGTTGTTCAGTACGGGTACGCAGGCGCGGAGGGCGCCGACGTAGCCGATGTGGTCGACCGGGCGCAGGCTGAGATCTACGACGTCACCGACGAGCGCGGCTCTAATGACCTTGCCTTGCTCGAGGACCTGCTGCAACCGACGATGGATGAGATTGACGCTATCCAATCCGGTGGCGGCTTGGCTCACGGTGTTCCAACGGGTTTCGCCGAGCTCGATGAAATCACGACTGGCCTGCACGGGGGACAGATGATCATCGTGGCCGGCAGGCCAGGTATGGGCAAATCGACACTGGCACTCGATATTTTACGATCCTGCTCGATCAAACATGGAATGCCTAGCGTCATCTTCAGCTTAGAGATGAGCAAATCAGAGATCGTGATGCGCCTACTGTCAGCCGAAGCGAGGATCAAGTTGGCGGACATACGATCTGGACGACTCAGTGACGATGACTGGACAAAGATGGCGCGGAGGATGGGCGAGATCAGTGAGTCACCACTGTATATTGACGACTCCCCGAACCTCACGATGATGGAAATCAGGGCCAAAGCTCGTCGGCTCAAGCAGAAAACCGATCTCCGGGCTGTGGTGGTCGACTATCTGCAGCTGATGACCTCGGGCAAAAAGGTCGAATCGCGACAAGCCGAGGTTGCCGAGTTCTCGCGCAATCTGAAGCTCTTAGCCAAAGAACTCGACGTGCCCGTCATCGCGGTGTCCCAACTCAACCGGGGTCCCGAACAACGCGTCGACAAAACGCCGCAGTTGTCAGACTTACGTGAAAGTGGTCAGCTCGAGCAAGATGCGGACATGGTTATCCTTATCCATCGGCCCGACGGATACGATCCCACTGACCCCAGAGCTGGAGAAGCAGATCTGGTCCTGGCCAAACAGCGCAACGGACCCGCGCCGCGAACAATCGCTGTGGCAAATATGTTGCATATGAGCATGTTTCGCGACCTGCCACGCCACTATTGA
- a CDS encoding DEAD/DEAH box helicase: MTTAEVITWDDRGSLSVAPSVSVALRPHQQSAFDEANGHLRSHDRVTVVMPCGTGKTLLGQRIAQHQARHGSSAILVLVPTVALLKQTLDSWVKHSRRPVAAFVFCHDTTIASSDLHVPVSTRPGALAEWLARTRRASRGPSDEQVVVFATYQSSPRIADAHRNHHLAPWHVVVADEAHCCAGEFEAAFATVVDDNRVPAAVRIFLTATPRVRKNAAQAAFCMDDPAAFGPIVAPLSVRSAIDAGLLSDYLIAVVAVTDNDVREAITAGGSPVMVGEQPLPVEQVAVQLAVAAAARTYDLRRIMVFHNSIAASRAFTDTLATIVDGRGVRAEDLVAMHLDGDTPALQRDEHLQVLAAPPDQGLAVLSNVRCLGQGIDVPALDGVVFAGPRTSQLDITQCVGRALRLDPQRADPAVVVLPVFLDAAADLHAQVASSRFRHVYRTLLALADQDTELADELSMVYRRRRGSSPNRGGGDRKVVLLDAVGGPGTDDLYNALQLRSLRLLTPNWERGYQELQAYVAEHGDARVPANYVTATGFPLGAWVRGNRHKRDRLTHEQVAKLQSENGWAWNLHEAAWWEAYERLRVYIDQHGHACIPRRYRCADGFALDQWVSVQRADIAAGRMPADREAALRALKVFSLRPSDDRFEAGLVALSKYAATYGHACPPQNYVNPADFALGHWTKNVRRRYAQLTAEQRAAVEAQPGWVWDVREANWQRGLAELVAYEAAHGHLRVARDYVTASGEPLGKWFDNQKTARRAGMLAPHRARALTDRFGPKWFHFPSTPAAGLKGAPSDPTRICSPDGAVHA; this comes from the coding sequence ATGACCACGGCAGAGGTTATTACCTGGGACGACCGTGGATCGCTGTCTGTGGCTCCTTCAGTCTCGGTAGCGCTGCGACCACACCAGCAATCGGCGTTCGACGAGGCCAACGGCCACCTGCGCAGCCACGACCGCGTCACCGTCGTGATGCCCTGCGGGACCGGCAAAACGCTGTTGGGGCAGCGGATCGCCCAGCATCAGGCCCGTCACGGCAGTTCGGCGATCCTGGTGTTGGTACCGACAGTCGCGCTGCTGAAGCAGACGCTGGATTCCTGGGTTAAGCACAGTCGCCGGCCGGTGGCGGCGTTCGTGTTCTGCCACGACACCACGATCGCGTCCAGCGATCTGCACGTTCCGGTGTCAACACGGCCGGGCGCGCTCGCCGAGTGGCTGGCACGGACACGCCGCGCCAGCCGGGGACCCTCCGACGAGCAGGTCGTGGTGTTCGCCACCTACCAGTCGAGCCCGCGTATCGCCGACGCCCACCGCAACCACCACCTTGCGCCGTGGCACGTCGTGGTCGCCGACGAGGCGCACTGCTGCGCTGGTGAATTCGAGGCAGCGTTCGCCACCGTCGTTGACGACAATCGTGTTCCGGCGGCGGTCCGGATCTTTTTGACCGCCACCCCCCGCGTCCGCAAGAACGCCGCGCAGGCAGCGTTCTGCATGGATGATCCGGCCGCATTTGGGCCCATCGTGGCGCCGCTGTCAGTGCGGTCCGCGATCGACGCCGGCCTGCTGTCTGACTATCTGATCGCCGTTGTGGCAGTTACCGACAACGACGTCCGTGAAGCGATCACCGCTGGTGGATCGCCGGTCATGGTCGGTGAGCAACCACTGCCAGTCGAACAGGTTGCCGTGCAGCTGGCCGTAGCAGCCGCCGCAAGAACTTATGACCTGCGGCGAATTATGGTGTTCCACAACAGCATCGCAGCTTCGCGGGCTTTTACCGACACGTTAGCCACCATTGTGGATGGGCGCGGGGTGCGCGCCGAAGATCTGGTCGCCATGCACCTCGACGGTGACACACCGGCCCTTCAACGCGACGAGCACCTCCAGGTGCTTGCAGCGCCGCCAGACCAGGGTTTGGCGGTTCTGTCCAATGTTCGCTGCCTCGGTCAAGGTATCGACGTTCCTGCTCTCGATGGCGTCGTGTTCGCCGGCCCCCGCACATCTCAGCTCGACATCACCCAATGCGTGGGTCGGGCCCTGCGCCTAGACCCCCAGCGTGCAGACCCGGCTGTGGTTGTTCTTCCGGTGTTCCTCGACGCTGCCGCGGATCTCCATGCGCAGGTGGCGTCGTCGCGATTTCGGCACGTCTACCGCACGTTGTTGGCGTTGGCCGATCAGGACACCGAGCTCGCCGACGAACTGTCAATGGTCTATCGGCGGCGCCGGGGATCATCGCCGAACCGCGGTGGAGGGGACCGGAAGGTTGTGCTGCTCGACGCAGTCGGCGGACCTGGCACCGATGATCTATACAACGCGCTGCAACTACGGTCTCTGCGGCTGCTGACGCCGAATTGGGAGCGCGGATACCAGGAACTACAGGCCTACGTCGCCGAGCACGGCGACGCCCGGGTCCCCGCCAATTACGTCACCGCCACCGGCTTCCCTCTCGGTGCATGGGTCCGGGGCAACCGGCACAAACGGGATCGGTTGACCCACGAACAGGTAGCCAAACTTCAATCAGAAAACGGTTGGGCATGGAACCTGCACGAGGCCGCCTGGTGGGAGGCCTACGAGCGGCTCCGTGTCTACATCGACCAACACGGTCACGCCTGCATTCCGCGCCGTTACCGTTGCGCTGACGGTTTCGCGCTCGACCAGTGGGTCAGCGTACAGCGGGCCGACATCGCCGCCGGGAGAATGCCCGCAGACCGTGAAGCGGCGCTCCGTGCTCTCAAGGTGTTCTCACTGCGTCCCTCAGATGACCGTTTTGAGGCTGGCCTTGTCGCGCTATCCAAATACGCCGCCACCTACGGGCACGCCTGCCCGCCCCAAAACTATGTCAACCCTGCCGATTTCGCACTGGGCCACTGGACCAAGAATGTCCGCAGACGCTACGCACAGCTGACCGCTGAGCAGCGGGCGGCGGTGGAAGCTCAGCCCGGATGGGTATGGGATGTCCGCGAGGCCAACTGGCAGCGGGGGCTGGCTGAGCTCGTCGCCTACGAGGCGGCCCATGGGCACCTACGTGTAGCACGCGACTACGTCACAGCTTCCGGTGAGCCCCTGGGGAAATGGTTCGACAACCAGAAGACCGCCCGCCGCGCCGGAATGTTGGCGCCGCACCGAGCCCGCGCCCTAACCGACCGCTTTGGCCCCAAATGGTTTCACTTCCCGTCGACGCCAGCGGCCGGGTTGAAAGGCGCACCAAGCGATCCCACCCGTATCTGCTCGCCGGACGGAGCCGTTCATGCATAG
- a CDS encoding MazG-like family protein, with amino-acid sequence MRTPKGFTVPSDPALTRNGSMVQEASMTCPAQNPAPCSVDDPSTAELARMPEYIFDERRNMLWELEDDGLYGLVASQDPMAYMRQSLTQLRGVLGSVLLPLRVDRRPRDPISCRLRDETDPRSPIGADSESPVVDIDSLSRAVGECLDRMGVERSDWLRVAKVGEEAGEVIGALIKRGLARADIDDLVAELGDVFLSALGAADQLGLKASAVIAQRWQTVAARADVGDPATAGHGGQEL; translated from the coding sequence GTGCGCACGCCGAAGGGATTCACCGTGCCTTCTGATCCAGCCCTCACCCGAAACGGCTCCATGGTCCAGGAGGCCTCAATGACATGCCCCGCACAGAACCCTGCGCCCTGTTCGGTCGACGATCCCAGCACCGCGGAGCTGGCGCGGATGCCGGAGTACATTTTCGATGAGCGCCGAAACATGCTGTGGGAGCTCGAAGATGACGGCCTGTACGGTCTTGTGGCCTCACAGGATCCGATGGCATATATGCGTCAGAGTCTCACCCAGCTGCGCGGCGTGCTCGGCAGCGTTCTTTTACCATTGCGCGTCGATCGGCGACCCCGCGACCCCATCTCGTGTCGGCTTCGCGATGAGACCGATCCGCGTTCTCCGATAGGTGCGGACAGCGAATCGCCAGTGGTCGACATCGACTCGCTGTCTCGGGCCGTGGGGGAGTGTCTGGACCGCATGGGTGTCGAACGCTCGGATTGGTTGCGGGTGGCCAAGGTCGGCGAGGAGGCCGGCGAGGTGATCGGCGCTTTGATTAAACGTGGCCTCGCGCGCGCCGATATCGACGATCTGGTGGCCGAACTCGGCGACGTGTTCCTGTCGGCGCTAGGTGCCGCCGATCAGCTCGGACTAAAGGCGTCCGCGGTGATCGCGCAGCGCTGGCAAACCGTCGCGGCCCGAGCCGACGTCGGCGATCCAGCAACAGCTGGACACGGTGGACAGGAGTTGTGA
- a CDS encoding SNF2-related protein — protein MSARVAGQYRWLPEGVWEIEATPDVMMRIKRWFPRVDTTCRGTVTVTGTDEVARDLEMIVGRHPMRASVQDRRRLQEMAAAHRRSEAAVARLMSGETLSVGEGPGWVQSTKPLRPSQRIARDLVWTSGGVLVADALGAGKTVTSLALLEQPEARPALVVTLTGVMGQQWRDELAEFYPMLTSIEVRTGELHSLKVRGRVADLIVMNYAKLDKWQYRLKGLVRTVIFDETQELRRCDSNRYKAAMSVASAARFRIGITNTPVFNYGGSEIYNVIDALRPGVLGSRDEFAREWCNTSSLHIKSMVADPAALNSYLKAHGLLLRRSLEEIGIELPPLYPIEQPVPSDPKVLAEIEGNAVELARLILDQSANPRERWSAAGQFDWLMRQQTGIAKAPFVADFVKMVLQSQQRVILLGWHHACHRIWMEQLADYEPMLYTGEQTNTQKARSIAAFKNGSCRVLIMSVRSGAGVDGLQQVASTLVFGELDWSPGPHKQAMGRLHRPGQTVPTMAYFCVTDSGSDPIMVETLDLKQMQADGILDPVPLDADSRQGQLEPHVERYDQIKRIAANYLASIDEQSSQRRSA, from the coding sequence ATGAGCGCGCGGGTAGCGGGTCAGTACCGGTGGCTGCCAGAGGGCGTTTGGGAAATAGAGGCCACCCCCGATGTGATGATGCGGATCAAGCGGTGGTTCCCGCGGGTCGACACCACCTGCCGCGGCACGGTCACCGTCACCGGCACCGATGAGGTCGCCCGCGATCTGGAGATGATCGTTGGACGCCACCCGATGCGCGCCTCGGTGCAGGATCGCCGGCGGCTGCAGGAAATGGCCGCGGCGCACCGGCGCAGTGAGGCGGCGGTAGCGCGGTTGATGTCCGGCGAAACTCTCAGTGTGGGGGAGGGGCCGGGCTGGGTGCAGTCGACTAAGCCGTTGCGTCCTTCTCAGCGGATCGCCCGGGATCTGGTGTGGACGTCGGGCGGGGTGCTTGTCGCCGACGCTTTGGGCGCGGGTAAGACGGTCACTTCGCTGGCGTTGTTGGAGCAGCCCGAAGCGCGGCCGGCGCTGGTGGTGACGTTGACCGGCGTTATGGGTCAGCAGTGGCGAGATGAGCTGGCTGAGTTCTACCCGATGCTGACCTCGATCGAGGTGCGAACCGGTGAGCTGCACTCGTTGAAGGTGCGGGGCCGGGTAGCTGATCTGATCGTGATGAATTACGCCAAGCTCGACAAGTGGCAATACAGGTTGAAAGGTCTTGTGCGAACAGTGATTTTCGACGAGACCCAGGAACTTCGCCGTTGCGATTCTAACCGGTACAAGGCTGCGATGAGCGTGGCGTCGGCGGCGCGGTTCCGTATCGGCATCACCAACACCCCGGTCTTCAATTACGGCGGATCGGAGATCTACAACGTCATCGACGCGCTACGGCCTGGTGTGTTGGGGTCCCGGGACGAGTTCGCCCGCGAGTGGTGCAACACCTCCAGCCTGCATATCAAGTCGATGGTCGCTGATCCTGCGGCGCTGAACTCGTACCTGAAAGCTCACGGGTTACTGTTGCGGCGCAGCCTGGAAGAGATCGGTATCGAGCTTCCTCCGCTGTATCCGATCGAGCAACCCGTTCCCTCAGACCCGAAGGTGCTAGCCGAAATTGAGGGCAATGCGGTCGAGTTGGCGCGGTTGATCCTCGATCAGTCGGCCAATCCGCGTGAGCGGTGGAGCGCGGCCGGGCAGTTCGACTGGCTGATGCGCCAGCAGACTGGAATCGCCAAGGCCCCGTTCGTTGCCGACTTCGTCAAGATGGTGCTGCAAAGCCAGCAGCGCGTCATCCTTCTGGGTTGGCATCACGCGTGCCACCGGATCTGGATGGAACAGTTGGCCGACTACGAGCCGATGCTGTACACGGGGGAGCAGACCAACACCCAAAAGGCGCGCAGCATCGCGGCTTTCAAGAACGGTTCTTGCCGGGTTCTGATCATGTCGGTGCGCTCCGGGGCCGGCGTGGATGGACTGCAGCAAGTTGCGTCCACGCTGGTGTTCGGTGAGCTCGACTGGTCCCCGGGCCCGCACAAGCAAGCCATGGGGCGGCTACACCGGCCCGGTCAGACGGTCCCGACGATGGCCTACTTCTGTGTCACCGACTCCGGGTCCGACCCCATCATGGTGGAAACTCTTGACCTCAAGCAGATGCAGGCCGACGGGATCCTCGATCCTGTCCCCCTTGACGCGGATTCGCGTCAAGGCCAGCTCGAGCCACACGTCGAACGCTACGACCAAATCAAGCGCATCGCCGCCAACTACCTGGCCAGTATCGACGAGCAGTCTTCGCAGCGGAGGTCCGCATGA
- a CDS encoding DUF1643 domain-containing protein — protein sequence MFSDDGRYRYQLTRCPKPRLPMLAVVGLAPSTAGVYRNDATVRHLLGLVEASGHGGFTLVNLYAGIGFDPKDPATIDDPVGALNDMYVQRAADEHDLIVLAWGEGADPVRARAVAARLWRTVCSTGGQLAVWQWTAGGQPHHLLEVNHNTLLQCLSGGAHTDFVDVDPRWPDLVASCVEPDYGVGGHYVSP from the coding sequence GTGTTCTCCGATGACGGCCGTTATCGGTACCAGTTGACTCGTTGCCCGAAGCCACGGCTGCCGATGCTGGCTGTGGTGGGGCTCGCGCCGTCGACCGCCGGGGTGTATCGAAATGATGCGACGGTTCGGCATCTGCTGGGCTTGGTTGAGGCCAGTGGTCACGGCGGATTCACACTCGTCAACTTGTATGCCGGTATCGGCTTCGATCCGAAAGATCCTGCCACGATCGACGATCCGGTCGGCGCGCTAAACGACATGTATGTGCAGCGTGCCGCCGACGAGCACGACCTGATCGTGTTGGCGTGGGGCGAGGGCGCCGATCCGGTGCGGGCCCGCGCTGTGGCAGCCCGGCTGTGGCGCACGGTGTGCAGCACGGGAGGGCAGTTGGCGGTGTGGCAGTGGACGGCCGGTGGCCAACCGCACCACCTGTTGGAGGTGAATCACAACACCCTATTGCAGTGCCTCAGCGGTGGGGCGCACACCGATTTCGTCGATGTCGATCCTCGGTGGCCGGACCTGGTCGCGTCATGCGTCGAACCTGATTATGGGGTTGGAGGCCACTATGTTTCACCATGA
- a CDS encoding IS1634 family transposase, producing the protein MASIVGKRRGKQTYYYLVESARVQGKPRIVSQQYLGSAEEVMAKLSATPAGQPIRSQHKQFGDLAAVWSMLARLDVAGIVNDVAPRYANAAAPVGTYVALACANRIVDPCSKRGFADWWATTAGSRWVKLDRAALDHRRFWDAMDRLGQTELREIETRLGRRMVTEFGLDLTGLALDMTNFATFIDTGNDRAPIAQRGKAKQKRTDLRLVGLALVVTRDGGVPVISHPYPGDRPDVTQFSTVVDELLTRYRDLVEHVESLTVVYDAGQNSSDNHAVVEAHRIGFVGSLPPSDHPELLQIPTRDYRPVDDDRYPELSYVDTTVTALGVTRRAVLTHSANLAAKQSRGLDQTLAKARRRLAELAARLARGRTRRDRDQVQAEITAILKPRWVADIITTTLTGDTPAQLRLSWRTDTKARKRLQERLFGKRILFTNRDWPVPDVVAAYRSQSDAEFGFRQLKDPHVVSFSPMHHWTDSKIRVHVFYCVLALAVAHLMRRQTEHAGLHLSVRELLDELSGIQETVLIYHDGSKGRPRVQRMLTDTSPTQQRLADLFAIHQYAPTR; encoded by the coding sequence ATCCGTAGCCAGCACAAGCAGTTCGGGGATCTGGCTGCGGTGTGGTCGATGCTGGCCCGGCTGGATGTGGCCGGCATCGTCAACGACGTGGCGCCCCGGTACGCGAACGCGGCCGCACCGGTGGGCACCTATGTGGCCCTGGCGTGCGCGAACCGGATTGTCGACCCATGTTCCAAGCGTGGCTTCGCCGACTGGTGGGCCACCACGGCCGGGTCACGGTGGGTGAAGCTGGACCGGGCCGCGCTGGATCATCGCCGGTTCTGGGACGCGATGGACCGCCTCGGCCAGACCGAACTGCGTGAGATCGAGACCCGGCTGGGACGGCGGATGGTGACCGAGTTCGGGCTGGATTTGACCGGGCTGGCGTTGGACATGACCAACTTCGCCACCTTCATCGACACCGGCAACGACCGCGCGCCGATCGCGCAGCGGGGCAAGGCCAAGCAGAAACGCACCGATCTGCGGTTGGTCGGGCTGGCCCTGGTCGTCACCCGCGACGGCGGGGTGCCCGTGATCAGCCACCCCTATCCCGGGGACCGGCCCGATGTCACCCAGTTCAGCACCGTCGTCGACGAACTGCTCACCCGCTACCGGGACCTGGTCGAGCACGTGGAGTCGCTGACCGTGGTCTATGACGCCGGGCAAAACAGCAGCGACAACCATGCGGTAGTGGAGGCGCACCGGATCGGGTTCGTCGGTTCGCTGCCGCCCAGCGATCACCCCGAACTGCTGCAGATCCCGACCCGGGACTACCGGCCCGTGGACGACGACCGCTACCCCGAGCTGAGCTATGTCGACACCACCGTCACCGCGCTCGGCGTCACCCGCCGAGCGGTACTCACCCACTCGGCGAACCTGGCGGCCAAACAATCCCGCGGCCTGGACCAGACCCTGGCCAAGGCCCGGCGCCGCCTGGCCGAGCTGGCCGCCCGCCTCGCGCGCGGCCGCACCCGCCGCGACCGCGACCAGGTCCAGGCCGAGATCACCGCGATCCTCAAACCCCGCTGGGTCGCCGACATCATCACCACCACCCTCACCGGCGACACGCCCGCCCAATTGAGGCTGTCCTGGCGCACCGACACCAAGGCCCGAAAGCGCCTGCAAGAACGGCTGTTCGGCAAGCGCATCCTATTCACCAACCGCGACTGGCCGGTACCCGACGTGGTGGCCGCCTACCGATCGCAATCCGACGCCGAATTCGGGTTCCGCCAACTCAAAGACCCCCACGTAGTCTCGTTCAGCCCGATGCACCACTGGACCGACTCCAAGATCCGGGTGCACGTGTTCTACTGCGTGCTCGCCCTGGCCGTCGCCCACCTGATGCGCCGCCAGACCGAGCACGCCGGGCTGCACCTGTCGGTACGCGAACTACTCGACGAACTCTCCGGCATCCAAGAGACCGTGTTGATTTACCACGACGGCAGCAAGGGACGGCCCCGCGTGCAGCGCATGCTCACCGACACCAGCCCCACCCAACAGCGACTCGCCGACCTGTTCGCAATCCACCAATACGCACCCACCCGCTGA